Genomic segment of Armatimonadota bacterium:
GCGTCACGCATCGCCGAGACCTCGCGCGAAGCCGCGATCTCGATCGCCCCACCTCCGGGCACCACGCCGCCGACGATCACCGCCTGCGCGGCCGACGCGGCGTCCTCGGCGATGCGCTCTCGTTCGTCCTTGACTTCTCTCGTGGCGGCGCCGACAAGCATCGTGGCGGCAGGCCTGCCTGATCCGCCGACTACGCGTATGTGCTCCAGCCGCTCATCTTCGTATACCCGATCGCACTTGCCCAGAAACTTCTCCAGTTCATCGGCAGACTTCTTGAGGCCGGCGCGCTTGATCGTCCTTGCGCCGGTATGCTCGACGATCCGAGCGATGTCCTTCGAGGAGACGCGCCGAATGACCAGCACCCCGGCATCAGTGAGGATATCCTCGGCCGCATCCGCAACCGCCTTGTGAGCGACGACCAGCCGTATGCCCATCTCGACCAGCCTGGCTACATCCTCGCGGAACTCGTTCTGAAGCTGAACGTATCGCGCGAAGCCCGACTCCGTGCCTAGCGCATCGTCCTCTATCTGCTCGGGCTCGAGCGCATCATCCACGACCAGCACGCGGGCATTCTCGACCGAGCGAGGCATCTGGCGGTTCATTCGCTCCTTCTCGACAATCAGCCCGGCGAACACCTCGTTCCGCGCACCCTCGCGCGCCACGACGCAGTCCGCGAGCCGAAACGCCGGATCCCTGAGCTTCTCCTCGCCGACCAGACGGGCAGCTTCCACGACCAGATCGGCTATATCGCCGCTCTGCCGTCCCGAAACATAGGCCGCCTGACGGAGCAGCGGATCGTCTAGTCCGGAGACCGGCTCTGCGGCCGATTCGATCACCTCGATCGCCTTCCCAGTGCCGACGCGGACGCCCTCAATGACCTTGGTGACGGGAACTCCCCGCGCGACCCTGCCGACGCCTTCGGCAAGGAGCGCTCCGGCGAGCACGGCGGCCGTCGTCGTGCCGTCGCCGACCTCGGCGTCCTGCGCCTTGGCGGTCCGGATCAGCATTCGGGCGGCGGGATGGGTCGTCTCGATCTTATCCAGGATCGTACTGCCGTCGTTAGTAACAGTGACGTCCCCGAACTTGTCTACGAGCATGCAGTCGAGACCCTTCGGCCCGAGCGTGCCCTCAACGGAGGATGCCACCGCGCGGACGGCGCCCGCGTTCGAGAGAAGCGCCGCCATCCGCTCGTCAACGTCGGAGGGCTTCCCGACCTGCTTGGCATTTGAACTCATTGTCGCGCACTCCATAACAACCGCAAAGGCCGAGGGTTCTCACTCTCGACCTGAAAGACGGATGGAAGGGTATAGCGGCCATACGCGCACTCCTGATCCTACCCGCCGCATCGTCCCTTCTGATTACCGGCTGCTAACCCACGCTCAGATGCATCAACATCTCGCCGAGATTCGCGGCCATG
This window contains:
- a CDS encoding TCP-1/cpn60 chaperonin family protein gives rise to the protein MSSNAKQVGKPSDVDERMAALLSNAGAVRAVASSVEGTLGPKGLDCMLVDKFGDVTVTNDGSTILDKIETTHPAARMLIRTAKAQDAEVGDGTTTAAVLAGALLAEGVGRVARGVPVTKVIEGVRVGTGKAIEVIESAAEPVSGLDDPLLRQAAYVSGRQSGDIADLVVEAARLVGEEKLRDPAFRLADCVVAREGARNEVFAGLIVEKERMNRQMPRSVENARVLVVDDALEPEQIEDDALGTESGFARYVQLQNEFREDVARLVEMGIRLVVAHKAVADAAEDILTDAGVLVIRRVSSKDIARIVEHTGARTIKRAGLKKSADELEKFLGKCDRVYEDERLEHIRVVGGSGRPAATMLVGAATREVKDERERIAEDAASAAQAVIVGGVVPGGGAIEIAASREVSAMRDAVRGMAAYGVDCVAEALKRPLGQIVANAGFNPLEKVEDVIAAQAAEGKVSLATDCDTGETADMVEYGIVDPARVKLYALRAAVEVAEAILRISTIIKCRNDETQTSEQ